One Cuculus canorus isolate bCucCan1 chromosome 1, bCucCan1.pri, whole genome shotgun sequence DNA segment encodes these proteins:
- the CALU gene encoding calumenin isoform X2 produces MTIAQLLLCLSLSMLCISSKPTEKKDRVHHDPQLSDKVHDDAQSFDYDHDAFLGAEEAKTFDQLTPEESKERLGVIVAKIDTDKDGFVTEGELKAWIKKAQKKYVYDSVERQWQEFDMNQDGLISWDEYRNVTYGTYLDDPDPDDGFNYKQMMVRDERRFKMADKDGDLTATKEEFTAFLHPEEYDYMKDIVVQETMEDIDKNGDGFIDLEEYIGDMYSQDGDADEPEWVKTEREQFVEFRDKNRDGKMDKEETKDWILPSDYDHAEAEARHLVYESDQNKDGKLSKEEIVEKYDLFVGSQATDFGEALVRHDEF; encoded by the exons ATGACCATCGCGCAGCTTCTCCTGTGCCTGTCTCTCTCCATGCTCTGCATCTCCAGCAAGCCCACGGAGAAGAAGGACCGGGTGCACCACGACCCGCAGCTCAGTGACAAGGTCCACGATGATGCCCAGAGCTTCGACTACGACCATGATGCCTTCCTGGGTGCTGAGGAGGCCAAGACCTTTGATCAGCTCACACCGGAGGAAAGCAAGGAGAGACTCGg aGTGATTGTAGCTAAGATAGACACGGATAAGGATGGGTTTGTGACGGAGGGGGAGCTGAAAGCCTGGATTAAGAAGGCCCAGAAGAAATACGTGTATGACAGTGTGGAGCGGCAGTGGCAGGAGTTTGACATGAACCAAGATGGATTAATCTCCTGGGATGAGTACAGGAACGTGACATATGGCACTTACCTCG ATGACCCAGACCCTGATGATGGATTTAATTACAAACAAATGATGGTGCGAGATGAACGACGCTTCAAGATGGCTGACAAGGATGGAGATCTGACTGCCACCAAGGAGGAGTTCACTGCCTTCCTGCACCCTGAGGAGTACGACTACATGAAGGACATCGTTGTGCAG GAGACCATGGAGGACATTGACAAGAATGGGGATGGCTTCATCGACCTGGAGGAGTACATAG GTGACATGTACAGCCAGGATGGGGATGCTGATGAGCCCGAGTGGGTGAAGACGGAGCGGGAGCAGTTCGTGGAGTTCCGAGACAAGAACCGTGATGGCAAAATGGACAAAGAGGAAACCAAGGATTGGATCCTCCCTTCAGATTATGACCATGCTGAGGCGGAAGCACGGCACCTTGTCTACGAATCTGACCAGAACAAG GATGGGAAGCTGAGCAAGGAGGAGATTGTGGAGAAGTACGACCTGTTCGTGGGCAGCCAG
- the CALU gene encoding calumenin isoform X1 gives MTIAQLLLCLSLSMLCISSKPTEKKDRVHHDPQLSDKVHDDAQSFDYDHDAFLGAEEAKTFDQLTPEESKERLGKIVSKIDADKDGLVTVEELKAWIKFAQKRWIYEDVERQWKGHDLNEDGLISWEEYKNATYGYILDDPDPDDGFNYKQMMVRDERRFKMADKDGDLTATKEEFTAFLHPEEYDYMKDIVVQETMEDIDKNGDGFIDLEEYIGDMYSQDGDADEPEWVKTEREQFVEFRDKNRDGKMDKEETKDWILPSDYDHAEAEARHLVYESDQNKDGKLSKEEIVEKYDLFVGSQATDFGEALVRHDEF, from the exons ATGACCATCGCGCAGCTTCTCCTGTGCCTGTCTCTCTCCATGCTCTGCATCTCCAGCAAGCCCACGGAGAAGAAGGACCGGGTGCACCACGACCCGCAGCTCAGTGACAAGGTCCACGATGATGCCCAGAGCTTCGACTACGACCATGATGCCTTCCTGGGTGCTGAGGAGGCCAAGACCTTTGATCAGCTCACACCGGAGGAAAGCAAGGAGAGACTCGg AAAGATTGTAAGTAAAATAGACGCCGACAAGGACGGGTTGGTAACGGTGGAGGAGCTGAAGGCCTGGATTAAGTTTGCCCAGAAGCGCTGGATATACGAGGATGTAGAGCGGCAGTGGAAGGGGCACGACCTCAATGAGGACGGCCTCATTTCCTGGGAGGAGTATAAAAATGCCACCTACGGCTACATCCTAG ATGACCCAGACCCTGATGATGGATTTAATTACAAACAAATGATGGTGCGAGATGAACGACGCTTCAAGATGGCTGACAAGGATGGAGATCTGACTGCCACCAAGGAGGAGTTCACTGCCTTCCTGCACCCTGAGGAGTACGACTACATGAAGGACATCGTTGTGCAG GAGACCATGGAGGACATTGACAAGAATGGGGATGGCTTCATCGACCTGGAGGAGTACATAG GTGACATGTACAGCCAGGATGGGGATGCTGATGAGCCCGAGTGGGTGAAGACGGAGCGGGAGCAGTTCGTGGAGTTCCGAGACAAGAACCGTGATGGCAAAATGGACAAAGAGGAAACCAAGGATTGGATCCTCCCTTCAGATTATGACCATGCTGAGGCGGAAGCACGGCACCTTGTCTACGAATCTGACCAGAACAAG GATGGGAAGCTGAGCAAGGAGGAGATTGTGGAGAAGTACGACCTGTTCGTGGGCAGCCAG